One part of the Glycine max cultivar Williams 82 chromosome 14, Glycine_max_v4.0, whole genome shotgun sequence genome encodes these proteins:
- the LOC100816159 gene encoding uncharacterized protein LOC100816159 precursor, translating to MKKVFIAIFPLLVVFVLTVTASEPEPPVTPSGPPKAGPPRAPVTASESEPPVTPSGPPKAGPPRALVTASEPEPPVTPSRPPKAGPPRAPVTASGPPRAPITTSGPPKAGPPRTPIITSGPPRAPITTSG from the coding sequence atgaagaaagtgTTTATAGCAATTTTTCCTCTACTAGTTGTATTTGTTCTCACAGTTACAGCTTCAGAACCAGAGCCACCAGTTACACCTTCAGGACCACCAAAGGCAGGGCCACCAAGGGCACCAGTTACAGCTTCAGAATCAGAGCCACCAGTTACACCTTCAGGACCACCAAAGGCAGGGCCACCAAGGGCACTAGTTACAGCTTCAGAACCAGAGCCACCAGTTACACCTTCAAGACCACCAAAGGCAGGGCCACCAAGGGCACCAGTTACAGCTTCGGGACCACCAAGGGCACCGATTACAACTTCGGGACCACCAAAGGCAGGGCCGCCAAGAACACCGATTATAACTTCAGGGCCACCAAGAGCACCAATTACAACTTCAGGATGA